TTCATATGCTTTCGGACTCTCTGGATTCCGCTGGCGTTATAGTGGTTGGAATCTTAATAAGCCTATACCACTGGTATTTTCTGGATCCTTTAATAACTTTTGCCATCATCGCGTACATCTCATATGAATCTTTTGAAATAATCAAAAGCTCCATAAACATCCTTATGGAAGGCTCTCCAGATGATCTGGATATCAAAAAAATGAAGGATGAAGTGGAAAAAATAAAAGGAGTTTCCTCTCTTCATCACGTTCATGTATGGAGTTTGGACGGCGAAGATAAACTTATGGAATGCCACGTGAGAGTTTGCCCAATGAGCACAAGTGAAGCAGATAGGGTGCGAAACGAAGTGACACACTTGCTCTCTGAAAAATACGGCATAACACATTTAACAGTTCAAATGGAAGAAAAATCGTGCGCTAACGAATCTCTCATAGTAAAAAGTTGAGTTCATTCTAAGCCATGATCACAAAAGCCATTATCACGAGGGCCCATAACTGGTAAGCGATTCCCTCTTCCAAACCGAATACATCCTTCAAAGGCGGCAAAGCCGCCTTTTTTCCAATTAAAAATCCTGCGGTTGCCCCGGCAACTGCCGCTATCAATATTTTGAATATTGAAGCACCCCCAAAGGGCATGAAAAAGCATAACGACAAAAGCGCCCCCTCAAGCAAGAATTCAAAAGGAGAAAACTTCCACTTCAAGCCTTTAAACAACTTCACAAGGTACATTGAAGTTAAGAAAACGGCTAAAAGGGATAAAGTTGGAAAAGCTTCTTCAAAATTCATCTTCGCAAAATATCCAGCCAACGGTGGAATTCCAATTAAAGAAAGTGCGCCTACAATGGTAGAGAATTTTCCGTTCCTGGAAAAAAGCAGCGCCTTTGCATTTGAATGGGCAAAAGCGTACAACGCAGAGGCCAACGGCGAAAGGCTTAGCATGGCTACAGCTATACCCATCTGGGAAGTTGTGGAAAAAGCCAACACTCTTTTGGGCCTTTTTTCAAAAAAAGCGTAAATTCCTCCGACAAACGCGGAAAAAAGCCCAACAATTACGACGAACTCTTTCAATTTTTGCGGGAGAAGTGGATAGATTCTCACCATCCCAAAAAGCCCGGCGTTCACAGCCGCTCCCGAAAGTAGCATTGAAACCGGCGTTTCTGACATAGAATGTACGTCTATAAGCCAAGCACTTAATCCCAAAACCCCGCTTTTCACCAACAGTGCCATCACCACAAACATCAACGCAAAAGCGGAAAGCTTTTCGTCCTGCAAAGCGCCAATGGAAAGTACTCCCGTTTCGGAATACAAAAGTATCGTGCCGAAAAGATAAAAAGCCAAAGCTATTGAACTCAAAAACATGTACTTCAACGCTGCCCAAATCCGCGCCGGTTTTTTGCCATAACCAACCATTAGAAAAGATACCAAAGAAGTAAGCTCTATGGTCACGTACATGTTGAACAGATCGTTGGAAATGAACAATGCGTAAAGTGAAGCGAAGAGATAGTCCATCAAGGAATCCATAGTGTTGTCCCATTTTTCAAAGCGCGCTTTGACGCTGATCCACACTGTAAGAAGGGAAAGTATAAACCAAAAAGAAGTCGAATCGTACCTCGCTTCAACACCTATAGCCGAACTCCAGCCACCAACAACGAAGGTTGTAAAAACCTGCGAATACAAAATGTAAGCGGTCAAAATGGAAAGAGATAAAATTTCTATCCATGTCATCCATCTCTTCCTAGTGAAAATCCTTAAAGTTCCAAAAAAAACTGCTAATACTATCGGAGAAAGCACGAGATCAGCGCTCATCTTTTTCTATCCTCTTTTTAAGCTTTACCACATCGGTGGTATGATAAACGCTTGAAAGATAGAGCACGAAAACCAGCGACAAAGCCAAGACGGCGAATCCAACCACTATGGAAGTGATAACCAACGCTTGAGGCAAGGGATCAACCCTTTCAATAGGTAAAGTGAGAAGTGGCGGTAAAGTGCCGTTGTATCCCAACACAACGAACGATAAAGTTACCCCCGTTTCCATTATGCCAATCCCTATAAGCTTTATTATCAAGTCTCTTTTAACGGCTACAATGCTTATGCCTATTGCCATTATCACCAATGAAAGAAAAAGATCGAGATTCATATGCTTTCCTTTCTCTTTGAAAATTCGTAAAAGATGATCCACGCTCCTACAAAAACCTTAAATCCTATAGAAGAATTTAAAAGGATGGCACCCCTACCGCTGAAAAAATTCCCTATTTTGCCAACAAAAAACCCCGGAGAGAAAAAGCCTCCATGTATATTCCCAAATATCACATAAACTAACACCACAAAGATGACGAGATTTTCAAGGAATTCCAACTTCAAATTTTCCGTCAAGGCGTGAACCCTTGAAGAGCCGAGCGCCATCGTTAAAATGACTATTCCACTTGCGGAAATGGCTCCCCCGCTAAACGCTCCTCCCGGTTGAAGGTGTCCTGTGATCGCGGTGTAAGCACCCCAACCAACTATGATTATTCCAAACGCAAGAAGCTCAAAACGTATCAGCGTGGATTTGTCGGTATTGATTTCTCCACTTTCCTTTATCCTCTTTGCGTAAAACGAAACACCGGTTATGGCAACTGAAAATATCAAAAGTTCGAAAAGGGTATCGTAAAGCCTGAAATTCAAGTATATCGCGCTGACTATGTTCGCGCTGCCGTCATACATTTGCGTTGCCAGAGGATAGTGATTTGCGTTATGGGGAGATATCTTTACGAAATACGCAAATACAAGTAAGATTATTAAAGATAAAACGATGCTAACAACGAAAAGATTTCTTACCTTCATCTTACATACCTTTCCACCATGCTTTTAAGTTTTCCGTTTTCTCTTATTTCTTTCAAATAGTCGTTTAAAGATCTCAACCGCTCTTCTTCATCTGCAACCACTCCAAAAGCGTAAAAAACGCCTTTTTCTTCCGAATTTGGCTGTGGCATTTCTCTGCTCAAAAAAGGCAAAGAGATATATCTTATCAGATCGATACGAAATCCTCCATCACTACCTTTTTTAAAATTCATAATCCTTTTTTTAAATTCTCCCATAGTTTTGAAAGAATTTTGTGTCGAAGAAGGAGTCCCAAATGTGAGCACTTTAGTTTCTAAGAAACCATCCGTCATCCTTACGTCTGGAATTTCAAAAGTGTTTAAAAACGCCGCACCTGCCACTTCTATTCTCCCACTGCTAAGCATTTCTAAAACTTCGTTCTCCTTTACCCTGACCAGCCTAAGATCAAGATCGTGTGTTTTACAGTAATCCTCAATGATCGCCTTTTCAAGAGCATCAAGGGATTTATCAACCTCTATCAACCCAAACCATAGTTTCTCCCTGTGTTGAAGGGTAACCATGTACAAAAACAAAGTGAAGATAAGCCCTATAGAGGCTTCTGCAAGGGCAACATCTGGAGCGGCATATAAAGAAAAGGCCACCACGGCAACTACTGAAATGGCACCATAGGTTAAAACGGCAGAAACTCTATCTTTTAAAAAGAGAACGGATGCCGCAAAACCAATTATCACGAATATCAACGTTTGTGTGAATGCCATCTGTCTTCCTCCACATTTATCTTATCGTGAATCGCTCCCCTTGCCAAAAGATGCGTTATAGCGGGGCCTTGAAGTATAACCACGGCCGCCAACAACAAGTAGGCAAAATGATGTGAAGAAAAAATACCAAAAGTGATCAAAAGGGTAGCTCCGCCAACCGTATCAGCCACACTTATGAAGTGAAGGCGAACGTAATAATTTTTCATGAACGTTCCAGCCAACGTTCCCACGATTATCAAAAACAGAGAAAACCCGATGAGTATTCCTTTGATTATTTCCATTCATTCCTCCAAAAAATGCGACAAAACCGCCATGCTTCCCAACGAAAGCAAAAGTAAAATCAGCGCCACGTACACCAGATAATCCATATGTTCTTCTGTGCCAAGAACTGAAAGAAAAATCGCAAATTTCGTTGTTAAAGACACAAAACCGGCGATTCTATCCCAAACCGTCGGTCCTTTTACAAGCCTGTATATGGGTAAAACAGCCACGGTGAAAAGAATTATTCCCATAGATATTTCTCCATTTCATCTATGTCACTCTTGACTTTCTTGAGTCTCCTACCAAAACTGGGAGGAGAGGGCCAACAATGTTGGCGAGGAGGGTTCATTGCCCCCTTCGTCGACTCCGTCGACACTTCCCCCGCAAGCGGGGGCAGACTTATATAAAACTTCATCGATATTCCTCATTTAGAGGCATAGTGAATTTCATGATATCTTCTTTTTAGTCGCCTCCCACAGTATGGGAGGGGAGCGAAATTGCACAGTTGCAATGTCTCTTTCACTTTTCCGACCAAGGCGAAGCCGCGAGCAACGTTAGTTGGCGGGGAGGGTTGATCAAAATACCTTTAAACCTTAGAAAATTCGGTCTCATATGAAATGGTTAGTTGCCTCTGTTATCACTTCACTTTCGCCCCCTACGCTGGCTTCGCCATCACTTCCCCCATAAATGGGGGCAGACTTGTATGAAGGTGACTCCACCGATACTTCTCCATGCAATCGACGGCAAATCAAAACTCATGATATCTTTAACTCCCCTCCCACAGTATGGGAGGGGAGCGAAATTGCACAGTTGCAATGTCTCTTTCGCTTTTCCGACCAAGGCGAAGCCGCGAGCAACGTTAGTTGGCGGGGAGGGTTGATGATCTTATCCATACTTCTATTCCTCTTAAAACACTTTCAATGTTTTCTTTTACCTCTTTATCACTGAACCTCAAAACGGTTATTCCATAACTCTCAATCTCTCTTTGCCTTTTCATATCCAACTCATATTTTTCATCATGACTACTTCCATCTATCTCTATCGCTAATCTCAATTTTCGGCAAAAGAAATCAACGATGTAATTTCCTATTACCTCTTGCCTTCTAAATCTATACCCTAACATTTGACCTTTCCTCAAATATTGCCATAATAGCGTTTCGGATAAAGTCATGTCTTTTCTTAAATTCCTTGCAAGAACCTTTAATTTCTTATTCTTGGTAACCATTCATTCCCCCTACGGCAGCTTCGCCGCCACTTCCCCCCCATAAATGGGGGCAGACTTTTCAATCTGGAAAGCGGCTCTCTTGACTCTCCTACCAAAACTGGGAGGAGAGGGCCAACAACGTTGGCGAGGAGGGTTCATTGCCCCCTTCGTCGACTCCGTCGACACTTCCCCCGCAAGCGGGGGCAGACTTGTATGAAGATGGCTCCGCCACCACTTTTTTCGCACGCAAGGACAAACTTATACAATAGCTTTGTTGCCACTTACCCCACAAAACCTTCGTCTTTCCAATACGTCCACCATTTCTGTTTTTTGAACTCTTCTATGAACGGTCTCAACGAATCTTCAGAAACTTTTGCATCCTTCCCAACAGTTAAATAGAGTTCCGCGTTTCTTCCATGTGAAAACTTCCAAACTCTTTTTGCCAACGGGCCTAAAACGGTATTAACAGGATGCAAAAACCTCGTTCCTTGAGTGTTGATAACTGTCCACGCGACTGGTGTGTTGAAAACCTTAGAGATCTTTGTGAAAATATCGTAAGTGAAAAGAACGGCTTCGAAGCGTTTCTTGTAAATATCAAAATACTTTTGAAGTTTTTCATACATCTCAAGTTTCTTAAGGATATCAAAATAAGCTTGCCAGAAGGGATTTTCTAAATCATAATTCGCACCCGGCGCGTTGAGAAAATCTTCTATTATTCTGTTGAGTACCGCTTCAGCCTGCTTGAAGTTCATCAGTGCCTGTCTGTTTTCCTTATTTTGCAAATGTATGTTTGCTAAAATTGTGAGCAACGTGAAAAGTGCTCTTCTGGCTTCCAAAGAAGAAGGATTCATCTTAAGAGAATTTTTAATCAAAGACCAGCATTCATTTCCATAATTTTTATCTTTTGTAGCTCCAAAAACCACCGCATACACCATTGCCATAGTGGAAAATGGAACATCGGGCGCTTCACATGTTTTGATGATGAATCCCTTCGAAGCGTTGAACCATATCCTGAAAGCGTAAAGATCTTCAAGCTTAAGCTTTCCAGTTGCGGAAAGCTCTTTCAGCAGATTGGACGCTTGAGTAAAAAGTCTCTGTTCAAACGGAGCCGTTTTTAAAGCTGAAAGTGCCGAATCTATGGCAACCTTTATGTCTCCTTGACTTCTCGCAGAAGATGAAAGCTGAACGTATCTCATAGCCAAATTGTCGCGAGATGAAAAGTAAAGATCCAAAAGGTACACAATGATCGATGCCAAAAGGATGTATCCGACAAACGGTTTAAAAGTCGTGCCCATTCCCATTGAAATGGAAACGATCGTCATCAAAACAAGATAATTTATTTGAAGTGGGAAAGAAAAAAGCAAATCAAACGAATAACCTGCAATCGCGATGGCAATCCACGGCATTCCGCTTATAATGGAAGAATAAATCGCCACGCTCACCAAAGCGAGATAAATCAACAAGTGAGTTATTCCGCCTTCCACCAACAAATCAAGATAATGGTTGTGCGCTCTATCTGCCACTTGCGTCATGAAGTAACTCGCGGATTTGCGTGAAAACTTTCTTCTCAACGCCCTCGCTATGTTGGAGATCCCATATCCAAGAAAAGGTGATTCCTTGAAAGCCCTCCTGGCTTCTCTCCAAAGAAATGCCCTGTTGACGTTTGAAGATTCCGGCTTACGCTCTTCTCCACCTTCTCCATTTGATTTCGAAGAAATCTTCGATTTAAAAACTTTTCGCTTCGCAAAGTCCACAACATCTTTTAACTTGTTCTTAGTAACTTTTCCTTGAGGGGTGAAGAGGTAATAAATTGGCGGGAAAATCACGGTAGTGATGGCTATGGCCGCCATGTATGTGGGCATCGGTGTCAACAAAAAATAGATTATCTCCAGCAAAGTCATTAAACCAGTCGCCAAATAAGATCCTCTTCCATGCGATAACATGAGCCCCCAACTTATCACAAGGTAAGATATGATAAAGAATATGAATTCGTAATTTGGTTTGTAAAGCGCCAACGTTAGCGGCAGCACCGTTAAAAGAAAATTCGCAACTGGTATGGGATTTGAAATGGTACCCGTATACCTTCTAAAACCTATAGATTTCAAATAAGAAAATGGAAACTTTATGTACTTTTCTTCATCCAGAAATTGTAAAGTTACAACGGCTGTTTCGACAATTCCTCCCACAATGAAGACAACAAACAAAAAAGTTGGAGAAATAAATTTGAAAATTTGCCATGAAGCGAAAAGATAAATCGGAATGGTAAAACGGAACATCATTCCCATTTGACGTTCTATGCCCCCGAGGTACGAAAACACAAAAGATTCACTGATAAAAAAGTGGAAAAGCACACTTGCCCACCAAATCATCAACAAAACGAAAATGAGAAAATTTGGAAGGGCAAATGGAAAATTAAAAGCGATTCGCGCTGAGGTTATAGCCAAAGGGATGGCAAAACCGTTCGCAAAAACGGTGTGCGTCATAGCAAATGGCATCCACGCCAGATTGTCAACAACTGAAAGTATATGCAAAAATCCCAGCGTGAAAAGCATAAGTTCGTAGACAAACAAAATGTTGTTTGGAACTATTAGAGAGAAAATAGAAAGCGTTCCAAAGATGATTATGGAAATAAAGGTGTAGAAAAAATCCGAACGGATGTAATATTCCCTTAAGCTAAAATGCAAAATCCCCACTCCTTTTCTTTTTGTACATCTGCATTTTACCATAGAAATAGGCGCGGAACTCCGCGCCTATTTGTTGAATGAACATCAGCCTTGTTATCTGAACAGCCTCAACACTTGTTGTGGATTCGAGTTCGCTTGCGCCAGCATCGCCATCGAAGATTGTAACAGTATCTGTTGTTTCGAGAATGTCATCATTTCCTTCGCCATATCTACATCTTTTATCGTCGATTGTGCGGATGTCAAGTTTGTCGATGCCGTCTGCAAGTTGTGTGTTATGTGTGTCAACCTGTTCTGGATGGCACCAAGTTTTGCTGATTCTGTAGACACAACTTGAATGGCATTGTCAACTAACGTTATGGCGGATTGTGCTCCTTCTTTTGTTGTCACGTCAATTGTTGAATAATAGCCACTATCTCCTATCTTTAATGAATCGGCATTTTTGGCAGGTTCTACAGTTGTTTCAAGTCCAAGCGCTTGAGCGCCCATGTCATTGATACCAAGCTGAATCGTTTGAGATTGGTTGGCCCCTACCTGGAAGACCATGTCGTTGTTTTGCGAGGTTCCTTTATCAAGTCTTATAGCTCCACTGTCAACTAGTTGATAGGAACTCTTTGATTCTGTCGTGTAAACAGAGGGGCTTGAAGCCATTCCCGTGAGATCCACTTTAACTGTTGAGCCACCATTAGCAGAACCACCAGAAAGATTAACACTTAAGGTGTTTCCATCAAGAGAAACATAATTATTGCTGAGATCAACGGTACCCTGAGCAACAGGGCTTGACAACTCTGTTGATGATGTTGAGAAAGATGCTGTTCCTACTGAAGAACCAAGACCTGTTATTGTAACATTGAAATTTGCTCCACCGGCAGTTATATTAAGCGTTCCCGTTCCGCTGGAAATGCTTGTCATAGAAACAGTAGATATATTACTACCATTAAATGAAACATAAATTTTGTCATCAGTAGATGAGCTTCCGGTTTTCACTTCTATTTTCAGCTGGCCATTCGTAGTGACAACTCCTGAACTAGTTGTCATACTAACACCTGAAATATTGACCGCGCCAGACTCTACGACAGCACTTCCGGATGTTGTACCGGTATTCAATAAGTTTCCTTGATAATAAACTTGCACCGCATTAGCGGCACTCGCTGTGCCTGTTTCTATTGTGTTGATGGTAAGAGTTGTGTTACCAGATATTTTTCCAGCATCTAGTTGCGCACCTGTAATGGTATTAGAAGGATTAACAAGTGTAGCTGTCCCGTTTTCATCAACTTTGTTAAGATTACCATTCAATAAAGTTTGCGTGTTGAACTGCGTTGTATTTCTAATCTGGTCAATCTGCCCTATGAGTTGGTTGACTTCTTTTTGTATCTGTTGCCTATCAGATGTCGTATTGGTGTCGTTCGCAGCTTCAACTGCCAATTCCCTCATCCTTTGAAGAATCGACTGCGTTTGATCCAGTGCTCCAGATGCTGTCTGTATTGCGGATATAGCATTTTGCGAGTTCTGTATAGCTGTGTTTAAACCGCTGATCTGTCCCATCATCTTTTCGACTATCGCGTATCCCGCAGCGTCATCCGCCGCGCTGTTGATACGATAGCCTGTCGACAACCTTTGAATGGATGTCTGCATTTCGCTTTGTGTGTTTCTTACACTCATCCACGCTTGTAAAGCGGGTATGTTGTGATCAATCCTCATTCTTCTTCACCTCCATGTGAATTTTAACTTCCTTGAGTTTCTTTTGGGCTCCGGAACCCTTTCCGTGCAAGATTATCGTCACTATTTTAAAAAACTTTAGGGTTTTTTTATTTTATTCCACCATATTTTTGAGTCCCCCTTCGGCAGCTCTGCTGCCACTTCCCCCGCAAGCGGGGGCAGACTTGTATGAATATGGCTTTGTCAACACTCCCCTCACAAGAGGACGCAAACTTTTTAATTTGAAAAACAATTACATTGATTCTCCTCTCAAGCCTGGGAGGAGGGGGCCAACGAAGTTGGAGAGGAGGGTTCATTTTTACGTCCCTTCGTCAGTATTTTCCACGCAAATGCAAAAAAATTAAAACTCATGGTGTTTTTAAGTCCCCTCTCACAGAGTGGAAGGGGAGCGAAATTGCATAGTTGCAATGTCTCTTTCGCTTTTCCGACCAAGGCGAAGCCGCGAGCAACGCTAGTTGACGGGGAGGGTTGATCAAAATGCCTTTAAACCTTAGAAAATTTAGTGTCATATGAAATGCTTCGTTGCTTCTATCATCATTTCACTTTCGCCCCCTTCGGCAGCTCTGCTGCCACTTCCCCCGCAAGTGGGGGCAAACTTTGATACTTTATAGATCATCATCATTCAAAAGTACAAGCAGTTCACGAATTGCTTAAGAGCTTCTTTACTTCGTCTAACGTGATGTCAAATATGTGATCCGCAATGTATTCGAGAGTTTCCATGTCACCATTTCTGACTTTTTCTTTCAAATCTTTTGTGTACTTTTCTTTGAATTTGCTGAGAAGTTGCCTTGAAACTATTTCTCTTAGATTTTCGAGTTTGCCTTTCTGCAGCCCTTGTTGTAGTCCTTGCTCTATCGCTTCTTTTCTTTCTTTTTCAAAAATATCCACATCAAACATTTTTCTCACCCTTTCTTTCATGAATTCAACTAACTTCTCATCGTAAACGGTTCTTGTCATTACAAGCGTGGCCGTTATTATGTCATCTTTTAATTCCCTGCTGATTTTCATCTTCGCCTCTTCGTCTACCAATTCGACTATTTCTTCTTCCGTCGAGTTCTTCATCAACGGCATCAAGGCCATCTCTATGTAATTGCCCTTGCCATTTTTTACTTTCTCAATCACATTTCTTGAATCTAATTCATAAACTCTCACAATTTCAGGTTTGAAGATCACACTTTTGCTTTTTATAAGCTGCTCACCGATGTTTGATTTTCCCAGATAAATGATGTATGTGTCTACAGCTTTATCAAATTGTCTTGTCAAAAGCGCGTTGTAAACAAAAAATCTGTTGAGCGTGTCTCTTGTCATGCTCTGCTGGAATTCAACGTGGATTATTTCAGATGCGTCTGTTTCCAAAACAAAGTCCGCGTGCAAATCCGTCATGCGAATGTCTTTTAGCTCTTCAGAGAGGCATTGATGAACACCGTTTGCCTGTATTCCAAGAAAATCAGTTATTTGATTTGGTGATATGTGTGAAAGATATTTCATGATGATGTCTTTTTCTGCCATGACAGCCCCCTAAATTCATTTTCAGTGTTATTTTACCATATATAGAGGTAAGCAGTGAGAAGTGATGAGTGAGCCATTATCGGTGATCAGTGATGAGCAATTTGTAATCAGTGAGCTGTGAAGAAGACTCATCAAAAGTGCAAAACTCTTGATGTTTTTGATCTACATCCACAAGGGTCAAAACCTCTTCCACTGTTCTTCTTAGTCTTCTCCTAAAACTGGGAGAGCCCCCTTCGGCAGCTCTGCTGCCACTTCCCCCGCACACGGGGGCAGAATATCCATAAATGGAGAGGAGGGGTCATTTCTACGTCTCTTTGTCAGCATTTTCCACGCAAATGCAACAAAATTAAAACTCATGATGTCTTCAAGTCCCCTCTCACAGAGTGGGAGGGGTGGCAACGTCAGTTGACGGGGAGGGTTGATAACTACGTCTCCTTTCGTCAATACGGCAGACACTTGCCACTCACTATCTGCCTTTCCTCACCAGCTCTTTCTTACCAGGCCAATACGCTATTATCAACGCCACGGCCATCAAGATACCCCCAAATATCTTTAAAATGGTGAATTCTTCTCTCAATATGAAAAATGCCAAAAGTGAGGCCAACCATGGTTTCACGAAAAATGCCATCGAACCTAAACTCGCACCGACGATTTTTACACCTTGAAAAAACAGCACATAAGCCAGACCAGTTACCACCATTCCAAGATAAAGCACATTCCAAATCTCTTTTAACGGAAGGATTATAGGCTCATGAATTAAAAAAAGAATTATCAAAACGGTGAACATTCCGAAGATAAACGCGAAGAAATTCAAGGTGGAGCTTGAAGTCTTTCGTGATATCTTTCTTCCAAGAACGGTGTAAATCGCAAATAGTATGGCAGAAACAAGTATACATAAAGAATAAAAACTGGTGAAAAAATGCCCCGGCTTGTACGCCACCATGATAACGCCCAGAAATCCAAGCCCCATTCCTATGTAAACCCTTAATTTGAATTTCTCTTTGTATATTAACTTTGAAAAGAGTAAAACAAACAAAGGATTGGAACTTGTGATTATGGCAACTTCGCTCGCACCCACATGGTACAAACCTATGTGAAAGAGGCTTACACCAATTCCCACCGTGACGCTTCCCAGCCACGCCATGTTTATCCAATCGACTTTTGAAAGGTTTTTCAATTTCCTGAATTTAACAAATGGAAAAAGCACCAGAATCCCGAAAACCATCCTGAAAAACCATAAAACAAGGGGCGGCATGCTAACCGTCGTGAGTTTGGATGAAACCTCCAACGACGAAAAGATGGCAATGGCAGCGTAGGTATACAAGTATCCCTTTAACATTTCATATCATCAACCACTTCTCAAGCCAAAAAGAGTAAAATTACCGAGCTAACGACAACCGTCATGGTTACCATACCACCAGCTACTTCCGGATCGAGTTTTCTCTCAATGGAATAGATCAAAGAAAGCAGTGGCGTGGGCATGAGCGAGCTTACAAAAACTATCGTTGAAGCCACATGATCGTTTGGGGCAATGAGGCGTGAAAGATACCAAAGGCCAATTCCAACACCAAGGCCCACGGCATATTTCAACACCATTCCTTCCATCATGTATTTGAATTCACGCGTTATCTTCTTGAAATCAAGATAAATACCTATCGTGATCATAGACAAAAAAGCGTTTGCAGAACTAACTGGGGAAATCATGTTGTAAACGGCATATGGAACTACGATATTTCCAAAATTCAAAATCAAAGCAAGTTCGAAAGCTATCAACGGCGGAAAAGTTACCAACTTCTTCACAACCGCCCTTGCGTTAAAACCTTCGGACGAATATTTCAGCGCCACAGAATAACCAAGCGTGTAAATTATCAAAGCGTTACCTATATCAAACATCGCCATGTAAGTTAGGCCTCTGTTTGACCACATAACCTGAGCGAAAGGGTAAGCGAATATCGCCAAATTCAAACCGCACAACGTGAGAGAAAGCGAGCCTTTTGTTTTTGGAGGAAGTTTTGATTTAGAAAAGAACGTTAAACCGAAAGTGAGGATAAAAAAAGCCGCTATAGCACCAAAAAGCGTTAAAAACAAAAGCGAAGGCTGAAGCTTAACCTTCGTTATAGCCTCAACTATCACCACTGGCAAAGTGACATATATGATGAGATGCGAAAGGATGCCTCCATCTTTTTCGTTCAAAAATCCGATCTTTTTCAAAAAATATCCCAACGCTATTATTGAAAAATAAGAAAGCATCTTGTAAGTCATATGAAAGCCACTACCCTTGCCGGCGAACCGCCAGCATTTATTTTCAAAGCTCCTATGAAGATCCAAAAGGATCTATCTAATGGCAACTTGTCCAAATTCGTCAAATTTTCCAGATGAACTCCACCGTTTTTGAAAATCTCACAATTTGCAAGAAATTCTTCATCATTCCACGGATCTATTCCAGGCGCATCCGTTCCAAAAACCTTTACCCCCTTTTTCGTTAAAAAATCTATCGCATCAACACCAAATCCACCGTAATTCGTAAAATACATATCTGGATTGTCCCATAAATTTGACTGACCCGTTCTCAACAAAACCGCCTGCACGTTCACATTCCCGAATTTCTCTTCCCATTTTTCAACATCATTCCTTTTCAAAACGAATCCTTTTCCGTGGGCGGAAATATCCATAACGACAGAAGAAACAAAGAGAGCGTTCGCATCAAAATCGCTCACGCGTTTATCAAAACCGAAATGAAAGGGAGTTCCCATGTGTGTGCCCGTGTGGCTTCCCATGCAAATCTCTTCAACAACGTATTTTTCATGCTTAAATTGCGAAATATGCGTTGAAGGATCACCTGGCCAAATCGGCATGTCATTTGAAATTTTGTGCGAGAGATCGATGATACGTGAAAA
This DNA window, taken from Mesoaciditoga lauensis cd-1655R = DSM 25116, encodes the following:
- a CDS encoding cyclase family protein; translation: MRLDFSRIIDLSHKISNDMPIWPGDPSTHISQFKHEKYVVEEICMGSHTGTHMGTPFHFGFDKRVSDFDANALFVSSVVMDISAHGKGFVLKRNDVEKWEEKFGNVNVQAVLLRTGQSNLWDNPDMYFTNYGGFGVDAIDFLTKKGVKVFGTDAPGIDPWNDEEFLANCEIFKNGGVHLENLTNLDKLPLDRSFWIFIGALKINAGGSPARVVAFI